A single genomic interval of Oryzias latipes chromosome 3, ASM223467v1 harbors:
- the LOC101159423 gene encoding neuronal acetylcholine receptor subunit beta-4-like, with amino-acid sequence MFGWKRRSSGSAPGNPRGADAAVRMSWAPLLILTYFSALMQSCKSADSEERLMNMLLGKHRYNPLIRPAINRTERVEVKLQVSLAQLISVNEREQIMTTNVWITQHWVDYRLSWDPAKYEGIQKLRIPSRHVWLPDIVLYNNADGIYEVTVFTNVIVLFNGSVNWLPPAIYKSACKIEVKHFPFDLQNCTLKFRSWTYDHTEIDLILKSEAASMDDFTPSGEWDIIALPGRRTVNPTDPTYVDLTYDFIIKRKPLFYTINLIIPCILITSLAILVFYLPSDCGEKMTLCISVLLALTVFLLLISKIVPPTSLDVPLIGKYLMFTMVLVTFSIITSVCVLNVHHRSPSTHTMPSWVKLIFLKKLPALLFMKRPNNFSGCQRLRQQRCLRARRSILGLDYPNASKACFTLSSSALLPSDSAFSTPRHKNLAPTMGYGLSRRKGDLSSSDYPHISLTPTQDYQQKCKSDWTADVKEAVKGVRFVAEHMMADDDDQSVIEDWKYVAMVVDRMFLWIFVIVCVVGTLGLFLQPLFQSQMITSQQPSSDKPRI; translated from the exons ATGTTTGGATGGAAACGCCGCAGCTCCGGTTCTGCGCCTGGCAACCCCCGCGGAGCAGATGCTGCCGTCAGGATGAGTTGGGCTCCTCTTCTCATCCTCACGTACTTTTCCGCTTTGATGCAGA GCTGCAAAAGTGCTGACTCAGAGGAGCGTCTAATGAACATGCTGCTTGGAAAGCATCGCTACAATCCACTCATTCGCCCAGCCATTAACAGGACCGAGAGAGTTGAAGTAAAGCTGCAAGTGTCACTCGCACAGCTCATCAGTGTG AATGAAAGGGAGCAAATCATGACTACTAATGTTTGGATCACTCAG CATTGGGTTGATTACAGACTGTCATGGGACCCTGCAAAATATGAAGGGATTCAGAAACTGCGTATTCCATCCAGACATGTTTGGCTGCCGGATATCGTTCTATACAACAA TGCTGATGGTATTTATGAAGTTACAGTCTTCACCAACGTCATTGTCCTTTTCAATGGCAGTGTCAACTGGCTCCCTCCAGCCATCTATAAAAGCGCCTGTAAGATCGAAGTCAAGCACTTCCCCTTTGACCTGCAGAACTGCACCCTCAAGTTCCGCTCTTGGACATATGACCACACAGAGATTGACCTGATCCTGAAATCTGAGGCAGCAAGCATGGATGACTTCACCCCGAGTGGTGAGTGGGACATCATTGCTCTGCCCGGCCGACGGACAGTCAACCCCACGGATCCCACCTATGTAGACCTGACTTATGACTTCATTATCAAGAGGAAGCCCCTTTTCTATACCATAAATCTAATCATTCCATGCATTTTGATCACCTCTCTGGCCATTTTGGTGTTCTACCTGCCTTCAGACTGTGGAGAGAAGATGACTCTCTGTATTTCTGTCCTCCTGGCACTTACAGTGTTCCTGCTTTTAATTTCAAAGATTGTTCCTCCTACGTCACTCGATGTTCCCCTGATTGGAAAGTACCTGATGTTCACCATGGTACTGGTGACCTTCTCCATTATCACAAGTGTTTGCGTGCTCAATGTTCACCACCGCTCTCCAAGTACCCATACCATGCCTTCCTGGGTCAAGCTAATATTTCTTAAGAAACTGCCTGCTTTGCTGTTCATGAAACGGCCCAATAACTTCTCTGGCTGCCAAAGACTGCGTCAGCAGCGCTGCCTAAGAGCCAGAAGATCCATATTGGGTCTGGACTACCCAAACGCTTCCAAAGCTTGTTTCACCTTGTCGTCCTCTGCTCTACTACCCTCTGACTCTGCCTTTTCCACTCCAAGACACAAAAATCTAGCTCCTACCATGGGGTATGGCTTGTCACGCAGGAAGGGGGATTTGAGCTCCTCTGATTATCCTCATATTAGTTTAACTCCCACCCAAGATTATCAGCAAAAATGCAAATCAGACTGGACAGCTGATGTCAAAGAGGCCGTGAAAGGAGTACGCTTTGTGGCCGAGCACATGATGGCAGATGACGATGATCAGAGT gtgATAGAGGACTGGAAGTATGTAGCCATGGTGGTGGATCGTATGTTTCTGTGGATCTTTGTGATAGTTTGTGTTGTGGGGACCCTGGGCCTGTTTCTCCAGCCTCTCTTCCAGAGTCAGATGATTACCAGCCAGCAGCCCAGCTCGGACAAGCCTCGCATCTGA
- the LOC101159658 gene encoding neuronal acetylcholine receptor subunit alpha-3, with product MTARICFRFPVMLFLLYLLSGGTCSEAEHKLFSVIFSNYNQYIRPVENVSDPVIVQFEVSMSQLVKVDEVNQIMETNLWLRHIWNDYKLKWNPKEFGGVEFIRVPSNRIWKPDIVLYNNAVGDFQVDDKTKALLRFNGDVTWIPPAIFKSSCKIDVTYFPFDYQNCTMKFGSWTYDKAKIDLVLIGSTINLKDFWESGEWTIIDAPGYKHDIKYNCCEEIYTDITYSLYIRRLPLFYTINMIIPCLLISFLTVLVFYLPSDCGEKVTLCISVLLSLTVFLLVITETIPSTSLVIPLIGEYLLFTMIFVTLSIVITVFVLNVHYRTPKTHTMPCWVRRVFLGLLPRVMFMTRPERDPEKVAVGSSVQTVHLRPCTVHSSGTLQKHKARAPGSSMMSSLTNRQRILNNTELSNLNNRSGDSNRCASSGFPGSGERCNCCWQKRSGKLPYDSEGGSGGLGCLGALSGGGAMGIGGETQFSSSESLDGRIMSLLPLSPEIREAIESVKYIAENMRLQNDAKEVQDDWKYVAMVIDRIFLWVFVLVCILGTAGLFLQPLLLWDDI from the exons ATGACTGCCAGAATTTGTTTCAGATTTCCCGTCATGTTGTTCCTGCTTTATCTTCTGTCAG GAGGCACATGTTCAGAAGCAGAGCACAAGCTTTTCTCTGTCATATTCTCCAACTACAATCAGTACATCCGACCGGTGGAGAATGTGTCTGACCCGGTCATCGTGCAGTTCGAAGTTTCCATGTCACAGCTGGTTAAAGTG gatgAAGTCAATCAGATCATGGAGACCAATCTGTGGCTGAGACAT ATTTGGAATGACTATAAGCTCAAATGGAACCCAAAAGAATTTGGAGGTGTGGAGTTCATTCGGGTACCGTCCAACAGGATATGGAAGCCTGACATTGTTCTGTATAACAA TGCAGTGGGAGATTTCCAGGTTGATGACAAAACCAAGGCTCTGCTCCGCTTCAATGGCGATGTTACTTGGATCCCTCCTGCCATATTCAAGAGCTCCTGCAAGATCGACGTCACATACTTCCCCTTCGACTACCAAAACTGCACCATGAAGTTTGGCTCCTGGACCTACGACAAGGCCAAGATAGACCTGGTGTTGATTGGCTCAACCATCAACCTCAAAGACTTCTGGGAGAGTGGCGAGTGGACTATTATTGACGCGCCAGGTTACAAGCATGACATTAAGTACAACTGTTGTGAGGAGATCTACACAGATATCACATATTCCCTCTACATCCGCCGCCTGCCTCTTTTCTACACCATCAACATGATCATCCCCTGCCTCCTCATTTCCTTCCTGACGGTGCTGGTCTTCTACCTGCCGTCCGACTGTGGGGAAAAAGTCACGCTTTGCATCTCCGTCTTGCTGTCTTTGACCGTGTTCCTCCTCGTCATTACAGAAACAATCCCCTCTACCTCACTGGTCATACCATTGATAGGAGAATACCTCCTCTTCACTATGATTTTTGTCACCCTCTCTATTGTCATCACTGTTTTTGTTCTAAACGTCCACTACCGCACGCCAAAGACACACACCATGCCCTGCTGGGTGCGGCGAGTCTTCCTTGGACTGCTGCCTCGAGTGATGTTCATGACCAGGCCGGAGAGAGATCCAGAAAAGGTGGCAGTGGGCAGCAGTGTTCAAACGGTGCATTTGAGACCCTGCACCGTGCATTCGTCCGGTACTCTGCAAAAGCACAAAGCTCGGGCTCCGGGATCCAGTATGATGTCGAGCCTTACGAACCGTCAGCGGATACTGAACAACACAGAGCTCTCAAACCTCAATAATAGGAGTGGAGACTCGAACAGATGTGCAAGCTCAGGGTTCCCGGGCAGCGGAGAGCGCTGCAACTGCTGCTGGCAGAAGAGATCTGGCAAACTGCCTTACGACTCTGAAGGAGGGAGTGGGGGACTGGGCTGCCTGGGAGCGCTTAGTGGAGGCGGTGCTATGGGGATTGGAGGAGAGACACAGTTCAGCAGCTCTGAGTCTCTAGATGGAAGAATCATGTCCCTTCTGCCACTCTCCCCTGAGATCAGGGAGGCCATCGAAAGTGTAAAGTACATTGCAGAGAATATGAGGCTGCAGAATGATGCAAAGGAG GTTCAGGATGATTGGAAGTATGTCGCCATGGTTATTGACCGGATCTTCCTGTGGGTTTTTGTTCTTGTGTGCATCCTGGGAACAGCTGGCCTCTTCCTGCAGCCTCTTCTACTCTGGGACGATATTTGA